A region from the Paenibacillus humicola genome encodes:
- the larC gene encoding nickel pincer cofactor biosynthesis protein LarC — MRLLYLDCFAGIAGDMTLAALIDLGADPAYIAEELRKLPIDPFSMDTTRVVKQGISSRLLKLEIGGGVENPAARGHDHDHDGHHHHEHGHDHDHDGHHHHEHGHDHDHDGHHHHEHGHDHDHDGHHHHEHSHDHDHDGHHHHEHGHEHDHDGHHLHAHSHDHDHHHRRASDILRMIEQSALPARVKERSIAIFKLIAVAEGRVHGVSPETVHFHEVGAMDSIIDIIGVCLALEQLDVDVCMAAPVPVGHGRIRIAHGVYPVPAPAVAELLKDVPLADFSARGELTTPTGAGILKALAVRFGPIPAGKMTGIGYGAGRKDFEHPNVLRAILMDVEDAPRPVGQSAAHDALRERIAILEAQVDDMTGEAAGFAMERLFEAGALDVYLTPVYMKKNRPATLITVLCAEPSAVRLEAVLLRETTTLGVRSRTADRTALRRNIVEAQTPYGTVRVKQAIMNGAVIREMPEFEDAAARARASGVPLADVMNAAINRENR, encoded by the coding sequence ATGAGGCTGCTGTATTTGGATTGTTTTGCCGGTATTGCCGGGGACATGACGCTGGCCGCTCTGATCGATTTGGGCGCCGATCCCGCTTACATCGCCGAGGAGCTGCGGAAGCTGCCGATCGATCCATTCAGTATGGATACGACGCGGGTTGTCAAGCAGGGCATTTCCTCCCGGCTGTTGAAGCTGGAAATTGGCGGAGGCGTCGAAAATCCGGCGGCTCGCGGCCACGATCACGATCATGACGGGCATCATCACCACGAGCACGGCCATGATCACGATCATGACGGGCATCATCACCACGAGCACGGCCATGATCACGATCATGACGGGCATCATCACCACGAGCACGGCCATGATCACGATCATGACGGGCATCATCACCATGAGCATAGCCATGACCACGATCATGATGGGCATCATCACCATGAGCACGGCCATGAGCACGATCATGACGGGCATCATCTTCATGCGCACAGCCATGATCACGATCATCACCACCGCAGAGCGTCGGATATTTTGCGGATGATCGAACAGAGTGCGCTGCCTGCCCGGGTAAAGGAGCGCAGCATCGCCATTTTCAAGCTCATCGCCGTGGCGGAAGGCCGCGTGCATGGCGTTTCGCCCGAAACGGTGCATTTTCACGAGGTTGGGGCGATGGATTCGATTATCGACATCATCGGCGTCTGCCTCGCGCTTGAGCAGCTGGACGTAGACGTCTGCATGGCGGCCCCCGTTCCCGTCGGACACGGGCGAATCCGTATCGCGCACGGCGTATACCCCGTCCCGGCGCCTGCGGTGGCGGAGCTGCTGAAGGACGTGCCGCTGGCTGATTTCAGCGCGAGAGGCGAGCTGACGACGCCGACGGGAGCGGGCATTTTAAAAGCGCTTGCAGTCCGGTTCGGCCCGATCCCGGCCGGTAAAATGACCGGCATCGGCTACGGCGCGGGCCGCAAAGATTTCGAGCATCCGAACGTGCTGCGGGCGATTCTGATGGATGTGGAGGACGCGCCGCGGCCAGTCGGCCAGTCAGCCGCCCACGACGCGCTTCGGGAGCGGATCGCAATTCTGGAGGCGCAGGTCGACGACATGACGGGAGAAGCGGCCGGCTTCGCGATGGAGCGGCTGTTCGAGGCGGGAGCGCTCGACGTGTATTTGACGCCGGTTTATATGAAGAAGAACCGCCCCGCAACGCTGATCACCGTCCTGTGCGCCGAGCCGTCCGCCGTACGTCTCGAAGCGGTGCTGCTGCGCGAGACGACCACGCTCGGCGTGCGCAGCCGGACGGCGGACCGCACCGCGCTGCGGCGGAATATCGTCGAGGCGCAGACGCCTTACGGCACGGTCCGGGTCAAGCAGGCGATCATGAACGGCGCCGTCATTCGCGAAATGCCGGAATTCGAAGATGCGGCCGCGCGGGCGCGCGCGAGCGGCGTTCCGCTCGCCGACGTGATGAACGCGGCGATAAACCGGGAAAACCGCTGA
- the larB gene encoding nickel pincer cofactor biosynthesis protein LarB produces MSSFEELGFSKVDTDREARTGHPEVVFGQRKTPEQIAAIVERLVGRHGRALVTRAERPAADAVQRLFPEAVYDEVSGIVSIGRSPVELPGKVLVLTGGTTDIPVAEEAARTADWMGCTVGRIYDVGVAGIDRLLSFREEIQAASVLIVAAGMEGALASVTAGLVRRPVIAVPTSVGYGAHFQGLTPLLAMLTSCAAGVSVVNIDNGFGAGYNAAMMLQLAKEVHSG; encoded by the coding sequence GTGTCATCATTTGAAGAGCTTGGTTTTTCCAAAGTGGATACCGACCGCGAAGCGCGCACCGGTCACCCCGAAGTCGTATTCGGGCAGCGCAAAACCCCTGAGCAGATTGCGGCGATCGTCGAGCGGCTGGTCGGACGGCACGGCCGTGCGCTGGTCACCCGCGCAGAGCGGCCTGCCGCCGATGCCGTTCAGCGGCTGTTCCCGGAAGCTGTCTACGATGAAGTTTCCGGTATCGTATCAATCGGCCGCAGTCCGGTGGAGCTGCCGGGCAAAGTGCTCGTCCTGACCGGCGGAACGACGGACATTCCGGTTGCCGAAGAAGCGGCCAGAACGGCGGATTGGATGGGCTGTACCGTCGGCCGCATCTATGATGTCGGCGTAGCCGGCATCGACCGGCTGCTGAGCTTCCGGGAAGAAATTCAGGCGGCCAGCGTGCTGATCGTGGCTGCCGGGATGGAGGGAGCGCTGGCCAGCGTAACCGCCGGGCTCGTCCGCAGACCGGTCATCGCGGTACCGACCTCGGTCGGCTACGGCGCCCATTTTCAGGGACTGACACCGCTGCTCGCCATGCTGACCTCCTGCGCAGCCGGCGTATCGGTCGTCAATATCGATAACGGCTTCGGCGCCGGCTACAACGCGGCGATGATGCTGCAGCTGGCCAAGGAGGTACATTCCGGATGA
- a CDS encoding NAD-dependent malic enzyme translates to MAISTSVIFRIEMEPAKVQFGDIATAVNRAGGDIVAVDVIRASRETAIRDITVELNVDAYDRLVAAVRALPGIRILHESDSTFLAHLGGKIQVTPKAPIKNREDLSRVYTPGVARICAAIQEDPSKAYTLTAKRNTVAIVTDGTAVLGLGDIGPEASMPVMEGKAMLFKQFADVDAFPICLATKDTDEIVRIVTAIAPTFGGINLEDIASPRCFEIERRLQEQLDIPVFHDDQHGTAVVLLAGLLNALRLVGKRVEDISVVVCGVGAAGVACIEILLAAGVRELVAVDRDGALAAGETYQHPAHERIAGMTNSGCKKGPLSDVIEGADVFIGVSRAGVLTASDIGRMAKDPIVFAMANPEPEIDPEIAEPLVAVLATGRSDLPNQINNVLCFPGIFRGALDCRASCINEEMKLAAAQAIASIVTDEELDKQYIIPSIFNEKVVQRVREAVIAAALRTGAAKRMPPEAQQSQADFRQTAQSSGRRA, encoded by the coding sequence ATGGCTATCAGCACATCCGTTATTTTTCGTATTGAGATGGAACCGGCGAAGGTGCAGTTCGGGGATATCGCGACTGCGGTCAACCGCGCTGGAGGGGACATCGTCGCCGTCGACGTCATCCGCGCTTCGCGCGAAACGGCGATTCGCGACATTACCGTGGAGCTGAACGTCGACGCTTACGACCGGCTTGTCGCCGCCGTCAGGGCGCTGCCGGGCATCCGCATTTTGCACGAATCGGACAGTACGTTTCTGGCGCATCTCGGCGGCAAAATTCAAGTAACGCCGAAGGCGCCGATCAAGAACCGGGAGGACCTGTCAAGGGTGTACACGCCGGGCGTCGCCCGGATTTGCGCGGCGATTCAGGAGGACCCTTCCAAGGCATATACGCTGACGGCCAAGCGCAACACGGTCGCCATCGTCACCGACGGGACGGCCGTGCTCGGGCTCGGCGACATCGGACCGGAGGCTTCGATGCCGGTCATGGAAGGCAAAGCGATGCTGTTCAAGCAGTTCGCCGATGTGGACGCGTTTCCGATTTGCCTCGCCACGAAGGATACCGACGAGATCGTGCGGATCGTAACGGCGATTGCGCCGACGTTCGGCGGCATCAATCTGGAGGACATCGCTTCGCCGCGCTGCTTCGAGATCGAGCGCCGGCTGCAGGAGCAGCTCGACATCCCGGTTTTCCACGACGACCAGCACGGCACCGCGGTCGTGCTGCTAGCCGGTCTGCTTAACGCGCTGCGGCTCGTCGGCAAACGGGTCGAGGATATTTCCGTCGTCGTCTGCGGCGTCGGCGCGGCCGGCGTCGCCTGCATCGAAATTTTGCTCGCCGCCGGCGTGCGCGAGCTCGTCGCGGTCGACCGCGACGGCGCGCTTGCCGCAGGCGAAACGTATCAGCATCCGGCGCACGAGCGTATTGCGGGAATGACCAATTCCGGCTGCAAGAAAGGCCCGCTGTCGGACGTGATCGAGGGAGCCGACGTTTTTATCGGCGTATCCCGGGCGGGCGTGCTGACGGCGTCCGATATCGGCCGCATGGCGAAGGATCCGATCGTGTTCGCGATGGCGAATCCCGAACCGGAGATCGATCCCGAAATCGCCGAGCCGCTCGTCGCGGTGCTGGCGACGGGACGCAGCGACCTGCCGAACCAGATCAACAACGTGCTCTGCTTCCCCGGCATTTTCCGCGGCGCGCTCGACTGCCGGGCGTCGTGCATCAACGAAGAGATGAAGCTGGCGGCGGCGCAGGCGATCGCGTCCATCGTCACGGACGAAGAGCTCGATAAACAGTATATTATTCCGAGCATTTTTAATGAGAAGGTCGTGCAGCGGGTGCGGGAGGCGGTGATCGCCGCGGCGCTGCGCACGGGTGCGGCGAAGCGGATGCCTCCTGAGGCGCAGCAGTCCCAGGCCGATTTCAGGCAGACGGCCCAGAGTTCCGGCCGGAGAGCATAG
- a CDS encoding IclR family transcriptional regulator, producing the protein MSEKYSVPALDRAHAVLKLLAEEPYVWKLSDLSRRLGISKSTLYSLLSTMERLHWVDRDRNETYAAGSAMGDFGSAYFRQYDLIEQFRRNGEPVMRRLRESVQLARLEGGDVQYLAKIEAPTPVQMVSGVGVRFPAHATGLGKSLLAFRPEEEVRAVLRDETLRKVTVHTIGSRDAFMKELTEVRQKGYSMDLQEGVMGFCCVAAPVLNRSGEAVAAVSCSMPVHSWEGKKAEAMREIKALADVLSTSM; encoded by the coding sequence ATGAGTGAAAAGTATTCCGTTCCCGCGCTGGACCGGGCCCATGCGGTGCTGAAGCTGCTGGCGGAGGAGCCATACGTCTGGAAGCTGTCGGATTTGTCGAGGCGGCTCGGCATCAGCAAGAGCACGCTATATTCGCTGCTCAGCACGATGGAGCGGCTGCACTGGGTCGACCGCGACCGCAACGAGACGTATGCGGCCGGCAGCGCCATGGGCGATTTCGGAAGCGCCTACTTCCGCCAGTATGACTTGATCGAACAATTCCGGCGGAACGGGGAGCCGGTCATGCGCCGGCTGCGGGAGTCCGTGCAGCTGGCCAGGCTGGAAGGCGGCGATGTGCAGTATCTCGCCAAAATCGAGGCGCCGACTCCCGTTCAGATGGTGTCGGGCGTCGGCGTGCGTTTTCCCGCGCATGCGACCGGACTCGGGAAATCGCTGCTCGCTTTTCGTCCGGAGGAGGAGGTGCGGGCGGTGCTGCGGGACGAGACGCTGCGCAAGGTGACGGTTCATACGATCGGCTCGCGCGACGCGTTTATGAAGGAGCTGACTGAGGTCCGCCAGAAAGGTTACTCCATGGACCTTCAGGAAGGCGTCATGGGCTTCTGCTGCGTCGCCGCCCCGGTACTAAACCGCAGCGGGGAGGCTGTTGCGGCGGTCAGCTGCTCGATGCCGGTTCACAGCTGGGAAGGCAAGAAAGCGGAAGCGATGCGCGAAATCAAGGCGCTTGCGGATGTGCTGTCGACATCCATGTAA
- a CDS encoding 3'-5' exonuclease has product MDYIILDIEFNGRKFASDLPMEVIEIGAVRLDGELRQKDEFSALIKPVYFAKLNDFIKKKTGIPQEGIDRASGFRNVIGQFLEWLRQSDEVLFVTWGGEDLKRIVFDTRMHKLDDSYWMAARYFDLLKGYLRYKNVTNDVSVEAALQDLNIVQEGSAHRALDDAKMTAEVFRKIFGSLDFERVQQYKDTFSNAKERRIVKNAVRTQLSQKLAPSWEWVVERYFKDKPLDNPRKEAELQEVFAAEVAKAQQAAAAKAARSPIG; this is encoded by the coding sequence TTGGATTATATTATCCTGGATATCGAATTTAACGGACGCAAATTCGCGAGCGATTTGCCGATGGAGGTTATCGAGATCGGAGCGGTCCGGCTGGACGGAGAGCTGCGGCAGAAGGACGAATTTTCCGCCCTCATCAAGCCGGTCTATTTTGCCAAGCTGAACGATTTTATCAAGAAGAAAACGGGCATTCCGCAGGAAGGCATCGACCGTGCGAGCGGCTTCCGTAACGTAATCGGGCAGTTCCTCGAGTGGCTGCGGCAAAGCGACGAGGTGCTGTTCGTGACGTGGGGCGGGGAGGATCTGAAGCGGATCGTGTTCGATACGCGGATGCACAAGCTGGACGACTCGTACTGGATGGCGGCCCGATATTTCGACCTGTTGAAGGGCTACCTTCGTTATAAGAACGTGACGAACGACGTCAGCGTCGAAGCCGCTCTGCAGGATTTGAACATCGTCCAGGAGGGATCGGCGCACCGGGCGCTGGACGACGCGAAAATGACGGCCGAGGTGTTCCGGAAAATATTCGGCTCGCTCGATTTCGAACGGGTGCAGCAGTACAAGGACACGTTCTCTAACGCCAAGGAGCGGCGCATCGTGAAAAATGCCGTCCGGACGCAGCTTTCGCAGAAGCTGGCGCCCTCTTGGGAATGGGTCGTGGAACGTTATTTCAAGGACAAACCGCTGGACAATCCTCGCAAAGAAGCGGAGCTGCAGGAGGTTTTCGCCGCGGAGGTGGCGAAGGCGCAGCAGGCCGCGGCCGCCAAAGCGGCGCGAAGCCCGATCGGTTAG
- a CDS encoding ParB/RepB/Spo0J family partition protein gives MNIVDIPIDQIDEDTGQPRYRFDEEALQELMRSIGELGLLSPIKVRTAGNGRYVIIYGNRRYKACRLLGKATIPCIVSAATDETDIYLEQIAENLTREGFSPIEEAEAFDKLLNNPKFSSSVKYLSGKLGKPESYIRNKCELLKFGGAVKKRVVSGTEIRKDLLTEEQLLPLKDLPLEHRDPLALIAARDELPVSDVKKIARLFKDKSISSGTKDKLLYKTGRELLETWSVFEQNKAERAKPAAPKTAKAQPGVPAAAQPPATPSSAGNAADGAASAPEAQPGGAASAPEAQPGGEAPAAPGQAGAAALPPAGQSAAPGRQGGPAPGGAPEPLGGGLAAPGAADGAPVQDRLRELLAAAQRRDSLTQEAARLIRAMDAAARADFVAGVDELLRHLERELEAWRQVKSLA, from the coding sequence GTGAACATCGTAGACATTCCGATCGACCAAATCGACGAAGACACCGGCCAGCCCCGTTACCGCTTCGATGAAGAAGCGCTTCAGGAGCTCATGCGCAGCATCGGAGAGCTTGGCCTGCTGTCGCCGATAAAAGTAAGGACGGCCGGGAACGGGCGTTATGTCATCATATATGGCAATCGCCGGTATAAAGCCTGCCGGCTGCTGGGAAAAGCGACGATTCCATGCATCGTATCGGCGGCGACGGACGAGACGGATATTTATTTGGAGCAGATTGCCGAAAATTTGACGCGCGAAGGCTTCTCGCCGATCGAGGAGGCGGAAGCGTTCGACAAGCTGCTGAACAATCCGAAATTCAGCAGCTCGGTCAAATATTTGTCCGGTAAGCTGGGTAAACCGGAGTCGTATATCCGCAACAAATGCGAGCTGCTGAAATTCGGCGGCGCGGTGAAAAAGCGGGTCGTGAGCGGAACGGAAATCCGCAAGGACCTGCTGACGGAGGAGCAGCTGCTGCCGCTCAAGGATTTGCCGCTCGAGCATCGCGATCCGCTGGCGCTCATCGCCGCACGGGACGAGCTGCCCGTTAGCGACGTGAAGAAGATCGCCCGCCTCTTCAAGGACAAAAGCATCTCGTCCGGCACGAAGGACAAGCTCTTGTATAAAACGGGACGCGAGCTGCTCGAAACGTGGTCCGTGTTCGAGCAGAACAAAGCGGAGCGCGCCAAGCCGGCTGCGCCGAAGACGGCGAAGGCGCAGCCCGGCGTGCCGGCGGCAGCTCAGCCGCCGGCAACGCCGTCGTCCGCGGGGAATGCCGCGGACGGCGCCGCTTCGGCGCCGGAAGCGCAGCCGGGCGGCGCCGCTTCGGCGCCGGAAGCGCAGCCGGGCGGCGAAGCGCCTGCAGCGCCCGGGCAGGCCGGCGCGGCGGCGCTCCCGCCGGCCGGGCAATCCGCGGCGCCGGGGCGGCAGGGCGGCCCGGCGCCCGGCGGCGCGCCAGAGCCGCTTGGCGGCGGACTGGCCGCGCCGGGAGCCGCGGACGGCGCGCCGGTGCAGGACCGGCTGCGGGAGCTGCTGGCCGCCGCGCAAAGGCGCGATTCGCTGACGCAGGAAGCGGCGCGCCTGATCCGGGCGATGGACGCGGCCGCCCGGGCGGATTTCGTCGCCGGCGTCGACGAGCTGCTTAGGCATTTGGAGCGCGAGCTTGAAGCCTGGCGGCAGGTCAAGAGCCTCGCATGA
- a CDS encoding ABC transporter substrate-binding protein: MKDLRFRQIAMIGLACMPIVLAGCSLTGGSPQKSTEKKALKVMFYDERSFYSQLGLAYSAVHPDVDVTVVTNQQNGPFDPNKDPEAELEKFVDKEQPDVVMLTPDQLTKFAGENRLLELDTVVQDKNYHQETLIPGYLDYMKGLTGGKLYGLSPIFYSQVVFYNKDLFNKYGISPPTDKMSWDQMIQLAQRFPTDGTKDSRVYGLSLGYTTDLYQLGSLIGSSENLSTVNPATKQVTINTPAWKKVFQTALSAMKSGTLYSETPTPTSGSTSYEDYLLQDPFIAGMVGMVLQGGYYLQQIKEAQTRAADKAIKNWDIVTMPVDPNNPDSTSYMSFNQIYAVNAKSVNADTAKEFIRYVTSEDYARLASKLQDGTLPVRTAYIQDDGNHNMKAFYSLKPSNASLNEAYSKLPQSFLMSFFGMAQQKLKEVPDGKASLDQALADIQTQGQQELQKALADEANKAQSSQSGSGTGAG; encoded by the coding sequence TTGAAGGATTTACGCTTCAGGCAAATCGCCATGATCGGGCTGGCCTGCATGCCGATTGTGCTGGCGGGATGCAGTCTGACTGGCGGAAGCCCGCAGAAAAGCACGGAAAAAAAAGCATTGAAGGTGATGTTTTACGACGAAAGATCGTTTTACAGTCAGCTCGGGCTCGCGTATTCGGCGGTTCATCCGGATGTGGACGTAACCGTCGTCACCAATCAGCAGAACGGCCCGTTCGATCCGAACAAAGATCCCGAAGCCGAGCTGGAGAAATTCGTCGACAAGGAACAGCCCGACGTCGTGATGCTGACCCCGGATCAGCTGACCAAATTTGCCGGAGAGAACCGGCTGCTGGAGCTCGATACGGTGGTTCAGGATAAAAACTATCACCAGGAGACGCTCATCCCCGGCTATCTCGATTATATGAAGGGGCTGACCGGCGGAAAGCTGTACGGCCTTTCCCCCATCTTTTACAGTCAGGTCGTGTTTTACAATAAGGACTTGTTCAATAAATACGGCATCTCGCCGCCAACCGATAAAATGAGCTGGGACCAGATGATTCAGCTCGCGCAGCGGTTTCCGACGGACGGCACGAAGGACAGCCGGGTTTACGGGCTTTCGCTCGGCTATACCACCGATCTTTATCAGCTCGGCAGCCTGATCGGTTCTTCCGAAAATCTCAGTACGGTCAATCCGGCCACCAAGCAGGTGACCATCAATACGCCCGCATGGAAGAAAGTATTCCAAACGGCGCTGAGTGCGATGAAATCCGGCACGCTTTATTCGGAAACGCCGACTCCGACAAGCGGCAGCACGAGCTACGAGGATTACCTGCTGCAGGATCCTTTTATCGCGGGCATGGTCGGCATGGTATTGCAGGGCGGCTACTATTTGCAGCAAATCAAGGAAGCGCAGACGAGAGCGGCGGACAAAGCGATCAAAAACTGGGATATCGTGACGATGCCGGTCGATCCGAACAATCCGGATTCCACCTCCTACATGTCGTTCAACCAGATTTACGCCGTGAACGCCAAATCGGTCAACGCCGACACGGCCAAGGAATTTATCCGGTATGTGACGAGCGAGGATTACGCCAGATTGGCATCCAAGCTGCAGGACGGCACACTCCCTGTCCGGACAGCGTATATCCAGGACGACGGCAATCATAATATGAAGGCGTTCTACAGTCTGAAGCCGTCGAATGCTTCGCTTAACGAGGCTTACAGCAAGCTCCCGCAGAGCTTTCTCATGTCGTTTTTCGGGATGGCGCAGCAGAAGCTGAAGGAAGTGCCGGATGGTAAAGCCTCGCTCGATCAGGCTTTGGCGGATATCCAGACGCAGGGCCAGCAGGAGCTGCAGAAGGCGCTGGCCGACGAGGCGAACAAAGCGCAGTCGTCGCAGTCGGGAAGCGGCACGGGCGCAGGCTGA
- a CDS encoding N-acetylmuramoyl-L-alanine amidase: MKKIVCGMLIALLFLGAARAIPAEAGTAGTYKVSVDTLTVRDEPSGSADEVGYLKQGETVAVSDEQYGWMKVKAGSLSGWVAGYYLVKTSSKGASASTASTAGSSGKGKDDVHIASVSDQGVVTGDSVRIRKGPGTSYDMIGSLSKGDKVNLLDSKSGWFKVLTESRVEGWMSGQYIGGASAGASSENKPPSAHGGLRGKVIVVDPGHGGDDPGMIGTYLGTEEKDLTLSTGKLLADRLRSLGAKVIMTRTSDTKPSLSDRVEISESARADAFVSIHYNSSTKNTSGTLAFYYSENKDEPLARAIDGHLGKNAVGLKNNGISFGDFHVLRENNQPAALVELGFLTNKQDEKLVRTSSFQRDAANAIAAGLQDYFQ; the protein is encoded by the coding sequence TTGAAAAAAATCGTATGCGGAATGTTGATTGCCCTGTTGTTCCTGGGCGCAGCACGGGCGATTCCCGCCGAAGCGGGAACCGCGGGCACCTACAAGGTTTCGGTGGATACGCTTACCGTGCGCGATGAACCGAGCGGCAGCGCCGACGAGGTCGGGTACCTGAAGCAGGGCGAGACGGTAGCCGTCTCGGACGAGCAGTACGGGTGGATGAAGGTCAAGGCCGGCAGCCTGTCCGGCTGGGTGGCCGGCTATTATCTGGTGAAGACATCGTCAAAGGGCGCGTCGGCGTCCACGGCGTCTACGGCGGGCTCCTCTGGAAAAGGCAAGGACGACGTACATATTGCTTCCGTCTCCGACCAAGGAGTCGTGACGGGCGATTCCGTTCGTATCCGCAAAGGGCCGGGAACGAGCTACGATATGATCGGCAGCCTCAGCAAAGGGGACAAGGTCAACCTCCTGGACAGCAAAAGCGGCTGGTTTAAGGTGCTGACCGAAAGCCGGGTCGAAGGGTGGATGTCCGGCCAATATATCGGCGGCGCATCGGCCGGGGCTTCATCCGAAAATAAGCCGCCTTCCGCGCACGGCGGCCTCCGCGGCAAGGTCATCGTGGTCGATCCCGGCCATGGCGGCGACGATCCGGGCATGATCGGCACCTATTTGGGCACGGAAGAGAAGGACTTGACGCTCAGCACCGGGAAGCTCTTGGCGGACAGGCTGCGCAGCCTCGGCGCGAAGGTCATTATGACCCGCACCAGCGACACCAAGCCTTCGCTGTCCGACCGGGTGGAGATCAGCGAGTCGGCAAGAGCCGATGCGTTCGTCAGCATTCATTACAACTCTTCCACGAAGAATACTTCCGGCACGCTGGCTTTTTATTATTCGGAAAACAAAGACGAGCCGCTGGCGCGCGCCATCGACGGCCATCTCGGCAAGAATGCGGTCGGGCTGAAGAACAACGGCATCTCGTTCGGCGATTTCCATGTGCTGCGCGAGAATAACCAGCCAGCGGCGCTGGTGGAGCTCGGGTTTCTGACCAACAAGCAGGACGAGAAGCTGGTCCGGACGTCCAGCTTCCAGCGGGACGCGGCCAATGCCATCGCGGCCGGCCTGCAGGATTATTTTCAATAG
- a CDS encoding extracellular solute-binding protein, with the protein MWNKRLKLASALLAASLMGGALAGCTSGGNNGGGNTGSSDSGGSAGTGKTVTLKILHNWNGSSGGDVDMTPIAKAIEEKTGVKVEFDYTKGSEVEKVNTIFATQDLPDIYTGPAWGGELDGIIKAANEDQLVDISGKLANYPNLEKEIAKENMPPALYDKAEGAFGDKRYLLYQNQPATDKDAMDWLYGFYIRKDIAQKVGVDPQSVKTKDDLYSLLKKIKDAGLKENGLPVIPLGGFHSGWAVTIGNTMFYGADYADKGDGTLEHSFFTKAYEDYTLYYRKLISEGLLDPEAFTQTDPIANEKVQQGRIAILAAHYPAILDASKEYVKAHPGSDYVPIGPLERAGAEPNRPADLAIQGNNVTAITKACKNVDAALKLLDFLASDEGFKLVHYGIEGVHYDMVNGKPVAKKEFFDKFATDTTGKAKKNEGFGIGFESMTGQDRTNSLGGDIWADQDRIAAMENARKILRPNGIKVISAYNPGDVISKSPEWDSLKPSMDQISDVWQQAIFAKSDADALKILNALRDQMKKTGYDDAMKYVNDNLKGKEVVKLGLPN; encoded by the coding sequence ATGTGGAACAAGCGGCTCAAACTGGCTTCGGCTTTACTTGCGGCGAGCTTGATGGGCGGCGCGCTTGCCGGCTGCACGAGCGGCGGTAATAACGGCGGCGGAAATACCGGGAGTTCCGATTCCGGCGGCAGCGCCGGCACGGGCAAGACGGTAACGCTGAAAATTTTGCACAACTGGAACGGCTCGAGCGGCGGCGACGTCGACATGACGCCGATCGCCAAAGCGATCGAGGAGAAGACGGGCGTGAAGGTGGAGTTCGATTATACGAAAGGCAGCGAGGTCGAGAAGGTCAACACGATTTTCGCGACGCAGGATCTGCCCGACATCTATACCGGCCCGGCATGGGGCGGCGAGCTCGACGGCATCATTAAAGCGGCGAACGAGGACCAGCTGGTCGATATTTCGGGCAAGCTGGCCAATTATCCGAACCTGGAGAAGGAGATCGCCAAGGAAAACATGCCGCCGGCGCTGTACGACAAGGCGGAAGGCGCCTTCGGCGACAAACGGTATTTGCTGTACCAGAACCAGCCGGCGACGGACAAGGACGCAATGGATTGGCTGTACGGCTTTTATATCCGTAAAGATATCGCGCAGAAGGTCGGCGTCGACCCGCAGTCGGTGAAGACGAAGGACGACCTGTACAGCCTGCTGAAAAAAATCAAGGACGCGGGACTGAAGGAAAACGGCCTGCCCGTCATTCCGCTCGGCGGCTTCCACAGCGGCTGGGCCGTCACGATTGGCAACACGATGTTTTACGGGGCGGATTATGCCGATAAAGGCGACGGGACGCTGGAGCATTCGTTCTTCACGAAAGCGTACGAGGATTACACGCTGTACTACCGGAAGCTGATCTCCGAAGGGCTGCTGGATCCCGAAGCGTTCACGCAGACGGACCCGATCGCGAACGAAAAAGTGCAGCAGGGCCGCATCGCCATTCTGGCCGCGCATTACCCTGCCATTCTCGACGCTTCCAAGGAATACGTGAAAGCGCATCCAGGCAGCGACTACGTGCCGATCGGGCCGCTGGAGCGGGCCGGAGCCGAGCCGAACCGGCCGGCCGACCTCGCGATTCAGGGCAATAACGTGACGGCCATCACGAAAGCGTGCAAAAATGTGGACGCGGCGCTGAAGCTGCTCGATTTCCTCGCGTCCGATGAAGGCTTCAAGCTCGTGCATTACGGCATTGAAGGCGTCCATTACGACATGGTGAACGGCAAGCCGGTCGCGAAAAAGGAATTTTTCGATAAATTCGCCACGGATACGACGGGCAAAGCAAAGAAGAACGAAGGCTTCGGCATCGGCTTCGAAAGCATGACCGGCCAGGACCGCACCAACTCGCTCGGCGGCGACATTTGGGCCGATCAGGATCGGATCGCGGCAATGGAAAACGCGCGCAAAATTCTCCGCCCGAACGGCATCAAGGTGATCTCCGCCTACAATCCGGGAGACGTCATCTCCAAATCGCCGGAATGGGACTCGCTGAAACCGTCGATGGATCAGATCAGCGACGTCTGGCAGCAGGCGATTTTCGCGAAGTCGGACGCCGACGCGCTCAAGATTCTGAATGCGCTGCGCGACCAGATGAAGAAGACCGGCTATGACGATGCGATGAAATATGTAAACGATAATTTGAAGGGCAAGGAAGTCGTGAAGCTGGGACTGCCGAACTGA